The Penicillium oxalicum strain HP7-1 chromosome VI, whole genome shotgun sequence genome window below encodes:
- a CDS encoding ATP-dependent RNA helicase, whose amino-acid sequence MEGIQAQAGTQPYSSMAGKLDARLLKAIEKMGFESMTPVQQRVLTDLPTWRTDCLVQAKTGTGKTLAFLLPALHCLLQARSAPPMGQVAILIITPTRELAQQIAKSCDQLTSQVTQPLECHIAVGGTARASALTRFLNGAPSVLVATPGRLKDYLSDEYTAEKLADVQTVVLDEADTMLESGFLADVKQILRLIPSKKEKGWQGMCFSATIPPKVKEVVNVVLNPGYTSISTIQENETPTHERVPQYHVVIPSAAETFTALTALLNLESKQCSKIIVFGVTANMVALMARVFSQGLTPLQVFEIHSRLGQSARTRTTEQFKQASAGILFASDVIGRGMDFPNVDLVVQVGLPSNGEQYVHRVGRTARAGNDGRAIILLTPAESFFMKVNRHLPIQPHPNTNAILEDATACTDTVTKAMYNVEEETKQRAYSSYIGFFAGSGLLKQVRLDKPGLVQLANELAIKGMACPEPPPMDKKVVGKMGLKGVAGFNYATGTDMSKSRAPPRSRANGNGNPQAKRRDSLSPGAGQNGRRGQIEKNRNGRGGAGGGGGGNGRGGRGGRGGFGGRGRGGGRGGRPNGA is encoded by the coding sequence ATGGAAGGAattcaagctcaagctggCACACAGCCATACTCCAGCATGGCTGGGAAACTGGATGCTCGACTGTTGAAAGCGATTGAAAAAATGGGGTTTGAGTCCATGACCCCTGTCCAACAGCGCGTGTTGACCGATCTTCCGACTTGGCGCACCGACTGCCTCGTCCAAGCAAAGACAGGCACGGGTAAAACGCTCGCGTTTCTTCTGCCTGCTCTTCACTGCCTTCTTCAGGCTCGTTCGGCACCGCCCATGGGCCAGGTTGCCATTTTGATTATCACACCCACGCGAGAGCTGGCTCAGCAGATCGCCAAGTCCTGCGATCAACTGACATCGCAAGTGACGCAGCCCCTGGAGTGCCATATTGCCGTCGGAGGAACCGCTCGGGCTTCTGCTCTGACTCGATTCCTCAACGGAGCCCCGTCTGTCTTGGTGGCGACCCCGGGTCGCCTCAAGGACTACCTGTCTGATGAGTACACCGCCGAGAAACTGGCCGACGTGCAAACCGTCGTCTTGGATGAAGCGGATACGATGTTGGAGAGCGGCTTTTTGGCCGATGTGAAGCAGATCCTGCGACTCATTCCatccaagaaggaaaaggggTGGCAAGGCATGTGCTTCTCTGCGACAATCCCGCCAAAGGTCAAGGAAGTGGTCAACGTGGTCTTGAACCCCGGCTACACCAGTATCTCGACCATCCAAGAAAATGAGACTCCGACCCATGAGCGCGTTCCTCAATATCACGTGGTGATTCCTTCCGCGGCCGAAACTTTTACCGCGCTCACGGCGCTGTTGAACCTTGAGAGCAAGCAATGttccaagatcatcgtcttcgGCGTAACAGCCAACATGGTTGCGCTTATGGCCAGGGTCTTTTCCCAGGGTCTGACCCCATTGCAAGTGTTTGAGATCCACTCGCGACTGGGACAAAGTGCCCGCACACGGACCACCGAGCAATTCAAGCAAGCCTCTGCCGGAATCTTGTTCGCCTCGGACGTCATCGGCCGTGGCATGGATTTCCCCAACGTCGATCTTGTCGTTCAGGTTGGTCTGCCATCCAACGGCGAGCAATACGTTCACCGGGTCGGTCGTACTGCCCGTGCCGGTAATGATGGCCGTGCCATCATTCTTCTGACTCCCGCCGAATCCTTCTTCATGAAGGTCAACCGCCACTTGCCTATCCAGCCTCACCCCAACACCAACGCAATCCTCGAGGACGCCACGGCATGCACAGACACGGTCACCAAGGCCATGTACAACGTCGAGGAAGAAACCAAACAACGCGCCTATTCCTCGTACATCGGCTTCTTTGCCGGCTCGGGACTTCTGAAGCAGGTCCGTCTGGATAAGCCTGGTCTGGTCCAGCTCGCCAACGAACTAGCCATCAAGGGTATGGCGTGCCCCGAGCCTCCTCCCATGGACAAGAAGGTGGTTGGCAAGATGGGACTGAAGGGCGTTGCCGGATTCAACTATGCCACAGGGACCGACATGAGCAAGAGCAGGGCTCCTCCCCGCTCTCGTGCCAATGGCAATGGTAACCCGCAGGCCAAGAGGCGTGACTCTCTGAGCCCCGGTGCTGGTCAAAATGGCCGCCGGGGTCAAATTGAGAAGAACCGCAAtgggcgaggaggagctggtggcggtggtggtggcaatGGCCGAGGAGGTCGCGGAGGTCGCGGAGGCTTCGGAGGCCGTGGACGTGGTGGAGGTCGGGGAGGTAGACCCAACGGGGCATGA
- a CDS encoding Universal stress protein A family protein, which produces MSAKSSPRSSLSSELRSGSGLPSSQASEATATAASAAPPPQPGISFRNHARSQSPRRRSIQFHVSDAETQLPSRSNSIKGKRLHYGGMPTRDLDAERESRHLPASRGPSPPPPKTYERGVSFNTFDNRDASDFSLTLNYKHKGYQSTRRSRTFLCGTDQNDYSDFALNWLVDELVDDGDEIVCLRAVEKDSRMASDAGIEEGNYRQEAERLFEQVIQKNSQNEKAISLVLELVVGKVEEIIQRMGGQKIRIYEPVMLIVGTRGRNLQGVHSLLPGSVSKYCVQHSPIPVIVVRPSLKREKKKKKRRADPGRRSYNHLLKLSERRGIRVFDPRPGTQNGTLKLPDEEAAVAEALGLPPSYSRNNSRSSLSVSDRSSLSTDDSEASPPVPYSLDSVVMSSPLGGSPASSEENVMHSRRRRDGPLRHGLNHDPAPPLRNKTRLETPRHKSKTTGQSTRSQARYPPTLRPSCHRSPWWSSPMRLAKSEKSPLIEYWLEYLLYSFLPPHPLPSSSQSELPK; this is translated from the exons ATGTCAGCGAAAAGCTCCCCTCGATCCAGCCTCAGCTCCGAACTGAGATCAGGATCTGGTCTGCCTTCATCTCAAGCATCAGAAGCtaccgccaccgccgcctccgccgCCCCGCCGCCGCAGCCGGGCATCTCCTTCAGAAACCACGCACGAAGCCAAAGCCCGCGCCGTCGATCCATTCAGTTTCATGTCAGCGACGCAGAAACACAGCTACCAAGCCGCTCAAACAGCATAAAGGGCAAGCGACTCCATTATGGAGGCATGCCGACGCGGGACTTGGATGCAGAAAGAGAATCGCGCCATTTGCCAGCAAGCCGCggaccatcaccaccgccaccaaa GACCTATGAACGAGGTGTCTCCTTCAATACTTTTGACAATCGCGATGCTTCAGATTTCTCATTGACGCTCAACTACAAACATAAAGGATATCAGAGTACACGACGAAGCCGGACCTTCCTCTGCGGAACAGATCAGAATGACTACTCCGACTTTGCACTGAACTGGCTCGTAGATGAGTTGgtcgatgatggagatgagatcGTTTGTCTCCGTGCGGTCGAGAAAGACTCCCGTATGGCCAGCGATGCGGGAATTGAAGAGGGCAATTACCGTCAAGAAGCAGAGCGACTGTTCGAGCAAGTCATTCAAAAGAATAGCCAAAATGAGAAGGCTATCAGTTTGGTCTTGGAATTGGTGGTCGggaaggtggaggagattATCCAGAGGATG GGAGGACAAAAGATTCGAATCTATGAGCCTGTTATGCTCATCGTTGGTACTCGAGGTCGAAATCTTCAGGGTGTTCACAGTCTCCTCCCCGGGTCTGTCTCGAAATACTGCGTGCAACATTCTCCCATCCCGGTCATTGTTGTTCGGCCGTCCCTCAAGCgcgaaaagaagaagaagaagcgccgCGCGGACCCTGGTCGCCGGAGTTACAACCACCTTCTAAAGTTGAGCGAGAGACGTGGCATCCGCGTATTCGACCCCAGACCTGGCACCCAAAATGGCACTCTCAAGCTCCCTGATGAGGAGGCTGCAGTGGCCGAGGCGCTGGGATTGCCTCCGTCATATTCTCGCAACAATTCGCGAAGTTCTCTCTCGGTGTCTGATCGAAGCAGTCTCAGCACCGACGACTCGGAAGCGTCCCCGCCTGTTCCGTATTCACTCGATTCGGTCGTGATGAGCAGCCCCTTGGGGGGTAGCCCTGCCAGCTCCGAGGAGAATGTGATGCACAGCAGACGACGACGCGACGGCCCTCTTCGCCACGGCCTCAACCACGATCCCGCTCCTCCTCTCCGGAACAAGACTCGTCTGGAGACTCCGAGGCACAAGTCAAAGACGACGGGTCAGTCCACTCGGTCTCAGGCGCGCTACCCACCGACACTGAGACCAAGCTGCCATCGATCCCCGTGGTGGAGCTCTCCGATGAGGCTGGCGAAAAGCGAGAAGTCACCGCTGATTGAGTATTGGCTCGAATATCTCCTCTACTCATTCTTACCTCCGCA
- a CDS encoding Bifunctional purine biosynthesis protein ADE17, with protein sequence MSQKSGATLGPMLTCVLGVVTAIVSVYDKTGLLDLAKGLVKQNVRLLASGGTAKMIREAGFPVEDVSAITKAPEMLGGRVKTLHPAVHGGILARNIESDEKDLAEQNIDKVDFVVCNLYPFKETVAKVNVTIDEAVEEVDIGGVTLLRAAAKNHKRVTILSDPSDYPEFLKELESGEITEASRKQYALKAFEQTADYDTAISGFFRKEYAGNGVSQLSLRYGTNPHQKPAAACMIQGKLPFKVLNGSPGYVNLLDALNAWPLVKELKQALGYPAAASFKHVSPAGAAIGVPLNEKERKVYMVDDIKGIESSGLAQAYARARGADRMSSFGDILALSDIVDTPTAKIISREVSDGVIAAGYEPEALEILSKKKGGKYLVLQMDENYTPAPEETRTLYGVTLTQHRNDVVISPSKTFNNVITPKGASLPESALRDMTVATIALKYTQSNSVCYALNGQVIGLGAGQQSRIHCTRLAGDKADNWWMRFHDRTINIKWKQGTKRADKSNAIDLLCSGQTPRTDAEKAEYERVFEEVPAPFTQEERDAWLQKLGEVVISSDAFFPFIDNVFRAARSGVKYIAAPTGSQNDAPVFETAEKMGITFVEQGVRLFHH encoded by the exons ATGTCTCAGAAGTCTG GCGCAACCCTGGGTCCAATGCTGACATGCGTACTTGGGGTGGTAACAGCAATTGTCTCCGTCTACGATAAGACAGGACTGCTGGACCTGGCCAAGGGCCTTGTCAAGCAAAATGTCCGTCTTCTTGCGTCAGGTGGTACCGCGAAGATGATCCGGGAGGCCGGATTCCCCGTCGA GGATGTTtccgccatcaccaaggctcCCGAGATGCTCGGTGGCCGTGTCAAGACCCTTCACCCTGCTGTGCACGGCGGTATTCTTGCCCGGAACATCGAGTCTGACGAGAAGGATCTTGCCGAACAGAATATCGACAAGGTCGACTTTGTTGTCTGCAACCTGTATCCGTTCAAGGAGACCGTTGCCAAGGTCAACGTGACCATCGATGAGGCGGTTGAGGAGGTGGATATCGGCGGTGTGACCCTGCTCCGTGCCGCGGCCAAAAACCACAAGCGTGTGACTATTCTGTCCGACCCATCTGATTACCCCGAGTTCCTGAAGGAGCTCGAgtctggtgagatcaccGAGGCTAGCCGCAAGCAATACGCTCTGAAGGCTTTCGAGCAAACTGCCGACTATGACACCGCCATCTCTGGCTTCTTCCGCAAGGAATACGCGGGCAACGGTGTGTCCCAGCTTTCTCTCCGCTACGGCACCAACCCCCACCAGAAGCCTGCTGCGGCTTGCATGATCCAGGGCAAGCTGCCATTCAAGGTCCTTAACGGATCTCCTGGTTACGTCAACCTGCTTGATGCTCTCAACGCTTGGCCTCTGGTCAAGGAACTCAAGCAGGCTCTCGGTTATCCCGCCGCTGCCAGCTTCAAGCATGTCTCTCCCGCTGGCGCCGCCATCGGCGTGCCTTTGAACGAGAAGGAGCGCAAGGTTTACATGGTCGACGATATCAAGGGCATCGAGTCCTCTGGGCTGGCCCAGGCGTATGCCCGTGCCCGTGGTGCAGACCGCATGTCCAGCTTCGGCGACATCCTTGCCCTCAGTGACATTGTCGACACGCCCACAGCCAAGATCATCTCCCGTGAGGTGTCCGACGGTGTCATCGCCGCGGGCTACGAGCCCGAGGCCCTTGAGATTctctccaagaagaagggaggcAAGTACCTCGTCCTTCAGATGGACGAGAACTACACCCCTGCCCCCGAAGAGACTCGCACCCTGTACGGTGTCACTCTCACCCAGCACCGCAACGATGTGGTGATCTCCCCCAGCAAGACCTTCAACAACGTCATCACCCCCAAGGGCGCTTCTTTGCCTGAATCCGCGCTCCGTGACATGACCGTTGCCACCATCGCCTTGAAGTACACCCAGTCCAACTCTGTCTGCTACGCTCTCAACGGCCAGGTGATTGGACTTGGCGCTGGCCAGCAGAGCCGTATTCACTGCACCCGTCTGGCCGGTGACAAGGCCGACAACTGGTGGATGCGCTTCCACGACCGAACCATCAACATCAAGTGGAAGCAAGGCACCAAGCGCGCCGATAAGAGCAACGCCATTGACCTGCTTTGCTCCGGCCAGACCCCCCGCACCGACGCGGAGAAGGCCGAGTACGAGCGTGTCTTTGAGGAGGTTCCCGCTCCCTTCACTCAGGAAGAGCGCGACGCCTGGCTGCAGAAGCTTGGCGAGGTTGTCATCTCCTCCGACGCCTTT TTCCCCTTCATCGACAACGTCTTCCGCGCTGCCCGCTCTGGTGTCAAGTACATCGCCGCCCCGACCGGCAGCCAGAACGACGCCCCTGTCTTCGAGACCGCCGAGAAGATGGGTATCACCTTTGTGGAGCAGGGTGTGCGCCTGTTCCACCACTAA